One genomic segment of Chloroflexi bacterium ADurb.Bin180 includes these proteins:
- a CDS encoding transcriptional activator FtrB, with the protein MISIATLRLCEAFSLLTDAELERILPLSLEVSYAKDTLLFSEEDEATTFYILLAGQVSLQYVICPQPEYCQDARILLDQPGDFFGWSTLVRPNRMTASGLCLTDVRLIAINGAELNQLLETDVHLGFAVMKALAGAINKMLREAKGLTLQRLMGSL; encoded by the coding sequence ATGATTTCCATCGCAACTCTGCGCCTGTGCGAGGCGTTCTCGCTCTTGACCGACGCGGAGCTGGAGCGTATTCTTCCCCTGTCGCTCGAGGTCAGCTATGCCAAGGATACGCTGCTGTTCAGTGAAGAGGACGAGGCGACCACTTTCTACATACTGCTCGCCGGTCAGGTGAGCCTGCAGTACGTGATCTGCCCCCAGCCTGAGTATTGTCAGGATGCCCGGATTCTGCTTGACCAGCCTGGCGACTTTTTTGGCTGGTCGACACTGGTCAGACCCAATCGCATGACTGCCTCCGGGCTCTGCCTTACGGACGTGCGGCTGATCGCCATCAACGGAGCCGAGCTGAACCAGCTGCTCGAAACAGACGTTCACCTGGGTTTTGCCGTAATGAAGGCTCTGGCCGGGGCAATCAACAAGATGCTACGTGAAGCCAAGGGGTTGACCCTGCAGCGACTGATGGGTTCGCTCTAG
- a CDS encoding AAA-like domain protein: protein MQLIEKLGTFYLGQEYDLKAAKRLDNLIMYDARDLTTHAVCVGMTGSGKTGLCIDLLEEAALDGVPSIMIDPKGDITNLLLTFPDLLPSDFKPWVNVDDASRKGMSVDDYAVYIADTWKKGLADWGQGPERIRALKDSVDINIYTPGSDAGRQVSILASLKAPELNWQENTELLREQIQGTVSALLGLVKIDADPLRSREHILLSNIFEYYWSQGQDLDLAKLILSVQNPPIKQLGVFDVDSFYPQKDRFGLAMALNNIIAAPGFAAWVQGEPLDVGAFLYTAEGKPRHTIFYIAHLGDAERMFFVTLLLQEIVTWVRQQSGTTSLRALVYFDELFGFFPPVANPPSKTPLLTLLKQARAFGLGVVLTTQNPVDIDYKGLSNAGTWFIGKLQTDQDKARLLDGLQSASATVGAAVDRGELDRSISALTSRNFLLHNVHQERDVIFQTRWAMSYLRGPLTRPQVRDLMAAKRGGAPAAAGTTPGTAQAAALIQASTGPADYSRTVPGLPPDLPQVFVPARISPSGAVARLEKEQGRRISATESRLVYEAQLITQGQVRFTDRTRRVDESKHVGCLVGGEAVGAIVRWKDSTPLIIDSRDLSSQPEENALFGPVPAQLNTSAEIKAAAKDWSDYLYREEVLNLRYVSALDLYSEPGESERDFAARAQQVARERRDAEVEKMRLKYEAKLGRLETKLSKQQAGLAGDRAQYEARKREELLSAGESVVGMLGLFGRRKSSAVISKAATKRRLTTKAASDIQRSEAEIKRQQQEVDSMRQEMQSEAEAIGRRWTSLADKVEVYPIRPSRGSVVVELAALAWVPYWEIGYASAAGKTTYDRVPAWEQTAGA, encoded by the coding sequence ATGCAACTGATCGAAAAGCTCGGAACCTTCTATCTTGGCCAGGAGTACGACCTCAAGGCGGCCAAGAGGCTCGACAACCTCATTATGTACGATGCTCGCGACCTGACCACGCACGCTGTATGCGTTGGTATGACCGGCTCAGGCAAGACCGGCCTGTGCATCGACTTGCTGGAGGAGGCCGCGCTCGACGGAGTGCCCTCCATCATGATCGACCCCAAGGGCGACATCACCAACCTGCTGCTCACCTTCCCCGATCTGCTTCCGTCGGATTTCAAGCCGTGGGTCAATGTCGATGACGCCAGCCGAAAGGGCATGTCCGTCGACGACTATGCCGTGTATATCGCCGACACCTGGAAGAAGGGCCTCGCCGACTGGGGACAAGGTCCGGAGCGAATCAGGGCTTTGAAGGACAGCGTCGACATCAACATCTACACTCCCGGGTCCGATGCCGGTCGCCAGGTGTCCATCCTCGCATCACTGAAGGCGCCAGAGCTCAATTGGCAGGAGAACACCGAGCTGCTGCGCGAACAGATCCAGGGAACAGTAAGTGCGCTGTTGGGCCTGGTGAAGATTGACGCCGACCCGCTGCGCAGCCGCGAGCACATCCTGCTCTCCAACATCTTTGAGTACTACTGGAGCCAGGGTCAGGACCTTGACCTGGCCAAGCTCATTCTGTCCGTGCAGAATCCTCCCATCAAGCAGCTCGGCGTCTTTGACGTCGACAGCTTTTATCCCCAGAAGGACCGCTTTGGCCTGGCGATGGCCCTGAACAACATTATCGCGGCGCCGGGCTTTGCGGCCTGGGTGCAGGGGGAGCCGCTGGATGTCGGGGCTTTTTTGTACACGGCGGAGGGCAAACCACGCCACACGATTTTTTACATCGCCCATCTCGGCGACGCTGAGCGCATGTTCTTTGTCACGCTGCTGCTACAGGAAATCGTTACCTGGGTCAGGCAGCAATCAGGCACCACCAGCCTGAGAGCGCTGGTGTACTTTGACGAACTGTTCGGCTTTTTCCCGCCTGTGGCCAACCCGCCCTCCAAGACCCCGCTCCTGACGCTGCTCAAGCAGGCCAGAGCGTTCGGACTGGGTGTTGTGCTCACCACCCAGAACCCTGTCGACATTGACTACAAGGGCTTGAGCAATGCCGGCACCTGGTTCATTGGCAAACTGCAGACCGACCAGGACAAGGCGCGCTTGCTCGATGGACTGCAGTCAGCCTCGGCGACGGTCGGGGCGGCCGTTGACCGCGGTGAGCTTGACCGAAGCATCAGCGCACTGACCTCCCGCAATTTCCTGCTGCACAACGTGCACCAGGAGAGGGATGTCATCTTCCAGACTCGCTGGGCAATGAGCTATCTGCGCGGTCCTCTGACCCGGCCGCAGGTGCGTGATCTGATGGCCGCCAAGCGCGGCGGCGCCCCGGCCGCGGCCGGAACGACACCAGGCACCGCACAGGCAGCGGCATTGATTCAGGCCAGCACCGGACCTGCCGACTACAGCCGGACTGTACCGGGCCTGCCTCCGGATCTGCCGCAGGTGTTCGTTCCCGCGCGGATCAGCCCCAGCGGGGCGGTAGCCCGGCTGGAGAAGGAGCAGGGCCGGCGCATCAGCGCTACCGAGAGCCGCCTGGTGTACGAGGCGCAGCTCATCACTCAGGGCCAGGTGCGATTCACCGACCGAACCAGGCGCGTCGATGAGAGCAAGCACGTCGGCTGCCTTGTCGGTGGCGAAGCGGTCGGCGCAATCGTGCGCTGGAAGGACTCGACGCCGCTGATCATTGACTCGCGCGACCTGTCGTCGCAGCCCGAAGAGAACGCCCTCTTTGGCCCCGTGCCCGCGCAACTGAACACCAGCGCCGAGATCAAGGCAGCGGCGAAAGACTGGAGCGACTATCTCTACCGCGAAGAGGTCCTCAACCTGAGATACGTGTCTGCGCTCGACCTGTATTCAGAGCCAGGCGAGTCGGAACGCGACTTTGCGGCCAGGGCCCAGCAGGTTGCCCGGGAGCGCCGCGATGCCGAAGTCGAGAAGATGCGGCTCAAGTACGAGGCCAAGCTGGGGCGACTGGAAACCAAACTCAGCAAACAGCAGGCCGGCCTGGCAGGAGACCGGGCACAGTACGAGGCCCGCAAGCGCGAGGAGCTGCTATCTGCCGGCGAATCCGTCGTTGGCATGCTGGGTCTGTTCGGTCGGCGAAAAAGCTCGGCCGTCATCTCCAAGGCGGCCACCAAACGCCGCCTTACCACCAAGGCCGCCTCCGACATACAGCGGTCCGAGGCAGAAATCAAGCGCCAGCAGCAAGAGGTCGACAGCATGCGGCAGGAAATGCAGTCCGAGGCCGAGGCCATTGGGCGCCGCTGGACGAGTCTTGCCGACAAGGTCGAGGTGTACCCGATCCGGCCCAGCAGAGGCAGTGTAGTAGTCGAACTGGCCGCCCTTGCCTGGGTACCCTACTGGGAGATTGGCTATGCTTCAGCCGCCGGCAAGACCACCTACGACCGCGTGCCGGCCTGGGAACAGACCGCCGGCGCCTAG